One stretch of Paramormyrops kingsleyae isolate MSU_618 chromosome 4, PKINGS_0.4, whole genome shotgun sequence DNA includes these proteins:
- the lyn gene encoding tyrosine-protein kinase Lyn isoform X1 produces the protein MGCRKSKPRDRSNGDALDLKRQPPVRNNQIYVRDPTSGSPHAIVPAQDGQLLPGQVFQNMEEQNESGKIVIALYPYEAIHADDLGFKKGEKLRVLEEKGEWWRAKSLTSRKEGFIPSNYVAEANTMETEEWFFKDITRKDAERQLLAPANKAGSYLLRESETSKGSYSLSIRDVDLQGADSVKHYKIRTLDSGGFYISPKITFPDIGSMISHYHKQADGLCRKLEKPCVKPKAQMPWDKDAWEISKESIKMVKKLGAGQFGEVWMAYYNNSTKVAVKTLKPGTMSPEAFLEEANLMKTLQHERLVRLYAVVTKIEPIYIITEFMAHGSLLDFLKSEPGTKVLLPKLIDFSAQIAEGMAYIEKKNYIHRDLRAANVLVSESLLCKIADFGLARVIEDDQYTAREGAKFPIKWTAPEAINYGSFTIKSDMWSFGVLLYEIITYGKMPYPGMSNAEVMTSVQRGYRMPKPENCPSELYEIMNTCWKNKPEDRPTFDYIQSVLDDFYTATEGQYQQQP, from the exons ATGGGTTGTCGGAAATCCAAGCCACGTGACAGATCGAATGGCGATGCGCTCGATTTGAAGAGACAACCGCCTGTACGTAATAACCAAATCTATGTGCGAGATCCCACCTCTGGTAGCCCGCACGCGATA GTCCCAGCTCAGGATGGACAGCTCCTACCTGGTCAGGTCTTCCAAAATATGGAAG AGCAAAATGAATCTGGCAAAATCGTGATTGCCCTGTACCCCTACGAAGCCATACACGCCGATGATCTGGGATTTAAGAAAGGAGAGAAGCTTAGGGTTCTTGAAGA GAAGGGGGAATGGTGGAGAGCCAAGTCCCTAACCAGTAGGAAAGAAGGTTTTATCCCCTCAAACTATGTGGCAGAAGCCAACACGATGGAGACCGAGGA GTGGTTTTTCAAAGATATCACAAGAAAAGATGCAGAGAGacagcttttggccccagcaaATAAAGCAGGATCTTACCTCCTTCGGGAGAGTGAGACTTCAAAAG GGAGTTACTCTCTGTCAATAAGAGATGTAGACCTTCAGGGTGCAGACAGTGTCAAGCACTACAAGATCCGGACCTTGGACAGTGGCGGCTTCTATATCTCTCCCAAAATCACCTTCCCGGATATCGGGAGCATGATAAGTCATTACCATA AACAGGCTGATGGCCTCTGCAGGAAGCTGGAGAAGCCATGCGTCAAACCCAAGGCCCAAATGCCCTGGGACAAAGATGCCTGGGAGATCTCCAAGGAGTCCATCAAGATGGTGAAGAAGCTGGGAGCCGGCCAGTTCGGGGAGGTCTGGATGG CGTACTACAACAACAGCACCAAGGTGGCGGTGAAGACGCTGAAGCCGGGCACCATGTCGCCCGAAGCCTTCCTGGAGGAGGCCAACCTGATGAAGACACTTCAGCACGAGCGGCTGGTGCGGCTGTACGCCGTGGTCACCAAGATCGAGCCCATCTACATCATCACGGAGTTCATGGCCCACG GAAGCCTGTTGGATTTCCTGAAAAGTGAACCGGGGACAAAAGTACTGTTACCCAAACTTATCGATTTTTCAGCTCAG atcGCTGAGGGCATGGCCTACATCGAGAAGAAGAATTACATCCACCGCGACCTGCGGGCGGCCAACGTCCTGGTGTCAGAGAGCCTGCTTTGCAAGATCGCCGACTTTGGCCTGGCGAGGGTTATTGAGGATGATCAGTACACGGCCAGAGAAG GGGCCAAATTTCCCATCAAGTGGACAGCGCCTGAAGCTATTAACTACGGCTCGTTCACCATCAAGTCCGACATGTGGTCCTTTGGTGTCCTGCTGTATGAAATCATCACCTACGGGAAAATGCCTTATCCCG GAATGAGTAACGCTGAGGTCATGACCTCAGTTCAGCGTGGATACCGAATGCCCAAACCTGAAAACTGCCCCAGCGAGCTGTACGAAATTATGAACACCTGCTGGAAGAACAAACCCGAGGACCGGCCCACGTTCGACTACATCCAGAGCGTGCTAGACGACTTCTACACTGCCACAGAGGGACAGTACCAGCAGCAGCCATAG
- the lyn gene encoding tyrosine-protein kinase Lyn isoform X2 has product MGCRKSKPRDRSNGDALDLKRQPPVPAQDGQLLPGQVFQNMEEQNESGKIVIALYPYEAIHADDLGFKKGEKLRVLEEKGEWWRAKSLTSRKEGFIPSNYVAEANTMETEEWFFKDITRKDAERQLLAPANKAGSYLLRESETSKGSYSLSIRDVDLQGADSVKHYKIRTLDSGGFYISPKITFPDIGSMISHYHKQADGLCRKLEKPCVKPKAQMPWDKDAWEISKESIKMVKKLGAGQFGEVWMAYYNNSTKVAVKTLKPGTMSPEAFLEEANLMKTLQHERLVRLYAVVTKIEPIYIITEFMAHGSLLDFLKSEPGTKVLLPKLIDFSAQIAEGMAYIEKKNYIHRDLRAANVLVSESLLCKIADFGLARVIEDDQYTAREGAKFPIKWTAPEAINYGSFTIKSDMWSFGVLLYEIITYGKMPYPGMSNAEVMTSVQRGYRMPKPENCPSELYEIMNTCWKNKPEDRPTFDYIQSVLDDFYTATEGQYQQQP; this is encoded by the exons ATGGGTTGTCGGAAATCCAAGCCACGTGACAGATCGAATGGCGATGCGCTCGATTTGAAGAGACAACCGCCT GTCCCAGCTCAGGATGGACAGCTCCTACCTGGTCAGGTCTTCCAAAATATGGAAG AGCAAAATGAATCTGGCAAAATCGTGATTGCCCTGTACCCCTACGAAGCCATACACGCCGATGATCTGGGATTTAAGAAAGGAGAGAAGCTTAGGGTTCTTGAAGA GAAGGGGGAATGGTGGAGAGCCAAGTCCCTAACCAGTAGGAAAGAAGGTTTTATCCCCTCAAACTATGTGGCAGAAGCCAACACGATGGAGACCGAGGA GTGGTTTTTCAAAGATATCACAAGAAAAGATGCAGAGAGacagcttttggccccagcaaATAAAGCAGGATCTTACCTCCTTCGGGAGAGTGAGACTTCAAAAG GGAGTTACTCTCTGTCAATAAGAGATGTAGACCTTCAGGGTGCAGACAGTGTCAAGCACTACAAGATCCGGACCTTGGACAGTGGCGGCTTCTATATCTCTCCCAAAATCACCTTCCCGGATATCGGGAGCATGATAAGTCATTACCATA AACAGGCTGATGGCCTCTGCAGGAAGCTGGAGAAGCCATGCGTCAAACCCAAGGCCCAAATGCCCTGGGACAAAGATGCCTGGGAGATCTCCAAGGAGTCCATCAAGATGGTGAAGAAGCTGGGAGCCGGCCAGTTCGGGGAGGTCTGGATGG CGTACTACAACAACAGCACCAAGGTGGCGGTGAAGACGCTGAAGCCGGGCACCATGTCGCCCGAAGCCTTCCTGGAGGAGGCCAACCTGATGAAGACACTTCAGCACGAGCGGCTGGTGCGGCTGTACGCCGTGGTCACCAAGATCGAGCCCATCTACATCATCACGGAGTTCATGGCCCACG GAAGCCTGTTGGATTTCCTGAAAAGTGAACCGGGGACAAAAGTACTGTTACCCAAACTTATCGATTTTTCAGCTCAG atcGCTGAGGGCATGGCCTACATCGAGAAGAAGAATTACATCCACCGCGACCTGCGGGCGGCCAACGTCCTGGTGTCAGAGAGCCTGCTTTGCAAGATCGCCGACTTTGGCCTGGCGAGGGTTATTGAGGATGATCAGTACACGGCCAGAGAAG GGGCCAAATTTCCCATCAAGTGGACAGCGCCTGAAGCTATTAACTACGGCTCGTTCACCATCAAGTCCGACATGTGGTCCTTTGGTGTCCTGCTGTATGAAATCATCACCTACGGGAAAATGCCTTATCCCG GAATGAGTAACGCTGAGGTCATGACCTCAGTTCAGCGTGGATACCGAATGCCCAAACCTGAAAACTGCCCCAGCGAGCTGTACGAAATTATGAACACCTGCTGGAAGAACAAACCCGAGGACCGGCCCACGTTCGACTACATCCAGAGCGTGCTAGACGACTTCTACACTGCCACAGAGGGACAGTACCAGCAGCAGCCATAG